From Halanaeroarchaeum sulfurireducens, a single genomic window includes:
- a CDS encoding alkaline phosphatase family protein has translation MENKAGTDVVNEDWDTLVVLDACRYDMFESTSQLDGELSSRISKGSATTEWLQANFDKRDLRDTVYVTANPQLEENRDRWDIQLHETINVWLDEGWDDETGTVRAETMTEAALEAAERFPHKRLVVHYMQPHYPFVPAETDFDKEHLQQIDGEGGGPSEENVWNQKFNGTLDVSREKLWEVYTANLEYVLEHVEELLADVSGRTVVTADHGNYVGERASPIPIREWGHPRGLYDDPVVRVPWLVSETGDRHLVVGSSADDTTRDVQKDVVAERLRDLGYRS, from the coding sequence TTGGAAAACAAAGCCGGAACCGACGTTGTCAACGAGGACTGGGACACGCTCGTCGTTCTCGACGCCTGCCGGTACGACATGTTTGAATCGACCAGCCAACTTGATGGCGAGCTCTCATCCCGCATTTCAAAAGGATCAGCGACGACAGAGTGGCTCCAGGCCAACTTCGACAAACGCGATCTCCGCGATACGGTCTACGTAACGGCCAATCCTCAACTCGAGGAAAACCGCGATCGATGGGACATCCAGCTCCACGAGACGATCAACGTCTGGCTCGACGAGGGCTGGGACGACGAGACGGGCACCGTCCGTGCCGAAACGATGACCGAGGCCGCACTGGAGGCCGCCGAACGGTTCCCACACAAGCGCCTCGTCGTCCATTACATGCAACCGCATTACCCGTTCGTTCCCGCTGAGACGGACTTCGACAAGGAGCATCTCCAGCAGATCGACGGCGAGGGTGGCGGGCCATCGGAAGAGAACGTCTGGAATCAGAAATTCAACGGGACGCTCGACGTTTCGCGGGAGAAACTCTGGGAGGTGTACACGGCGAATCTCGAATACGTACTCGAACACGTCGAGGAGTTGCTGGCTGATGTCTCTGGGAGAACCGTCGTCACTGCGGATCACGGGAACTACGTCGGCGAACGGGCGTCGCCGATTCCGATTCGGGAGTGGGGGCATCCGCGTGGGCTGTACGACGATCCGGTCGTCCGTGTTCCGTGGCTGGTATCTGAAACAGGGGACAGACATCTAGTTGTTGGGTCTTCAGCTGATGATACGACCCGAGATGTGCAAAAAGATGTAGTCGCGGAACGTCTTCGGGATCTCGGATATCGTTCGTAG
- a CDS encoding glycosyltransferase, protein MTERRLEESAGNTVILGSQRWRTGPNGRYLIHFEKAFKENDQVDLIPLSKSAYKLTRFFDILRGSQNATSLPENYQKKINNFGRLIGLSDKPYQLPSIIRHKARNIESITLFAGQIYEIRLLDLINWRDKTIILYIADAWEPKFKRLNTLIEQYDIDHIFASYEKATKYLKGRGHKAYWLPQAINPEIWRDYKLSKKYGLIQFGRKNPTLHKFGKEHFDNEDYIHEFIHGDINLAKHINESEFTLLAPRKLQSPEQTGDISPVTLRYYQAMACKSMPAGFKPREFDKVFSDDIFFLEYENDEQFRSDIEYFKQHKEEYWNRINRNYELMMSNHTWQKRVNTMSNIVNNEI, encoded by the coding sequence ATGACTGAGAGAAGGTTAGAAGAATCTGCCGGCAATACCGTAATTTTGGGTTCTCAAAGGTGGCGGACAGGCCCTAATGGTCGATATCTCATCCACTTTGAGAAAGCTTTCAAAGAAAATGACCAGGTAGATTTAATCCCCTTGTCGAAAAGTGCTTACAAGTTGACTCGGTTCTTTGATATTCTCCGGGGTTCACAGAATGCCACGTCATTACCTGAGAATTATCAGAAGAAAATAAACAATTTCGGACGCCTTATTGGTCTTTCAGATAAGCCTTATCAATTGCCTTCAATAATACGACACAAAGCACGAAATATTGAAAGTATTACACTCTTCGCAGGGCAAATTTATGAAATACGTTTACTTGACCTTATAAATTGGAGAGATAAAACTATCATTTTGTACATTGCTGACGCCTGGGAACCCAAATTTAAACGACTGAATACCCTCATAGAACAGTATGATATTGACCATATATTCGCTTCTTATGAGAAAGCTACCAAATACTTAAAGGGCCGTGGCCATAAGGCCTATTGGTTGCCTCAAGCAATAAACCCGGAAATATGGCGCGATTATAAATTAAGTAAAAAATATGGACTAATTCAATTTGGTAGAAAAAATCCAACTTTACATAAATTTGGGAAGGAACATTTTGATAATGAGGATTACATTCATGAATTCATTCACGGGGATATTAATTTGGCAAAACACATAAATGAGAGTGAATTCACACTATTGGCTCCTCGGAAATTGCAGTCACCAGAGCAGACTGGTGACATTAGTCCAGTAACATTACGCTATTATCAAGCTATGGCGTGTAAGTCAATGCCTGCTGGGTTCAAACCCAGGGAGTTTGACAAGGTATTTTCTGATGATATATTCTTCTTGGAGTATGAAAATGATGAACAATTCCGAAGTGACATAGAATATTTCAAGCAGCACAAAGAGGAGTATTGGAATCGGATAAATCGGAACTACGAATTAATGATGTCAAACCACACATGGCAAAAGAGGGTAAATACTATGTCCAATATCGTCAATAACGAGATTTGA
- a CDS encoding GDP-mannose 4,6-dehydratase — MNFEAQLKELPVFITGADGFVGSHLVDRLVEFGANVHVFVRATSSGELNNIRHQSEEVTVHRGDLRDKHSVRKALEPFEDHSDTLIFHLAAQAHVGESWERPYETVDTNVNGTLNLLQSIVDLDLDIAKFDTAGTSEEYGNVKEEMQHNHEFDEDGRVLLSERSPVNPTSVYATSKLAADFLTMNYHDAYGLPTVTTRMFNNYGPRQNPRYITGTIITQALERDIVELGNLTPKRDMCYVADGVRGHLHVALEGTPGEQYVYGYGENISMQEWADTILEVGSEQGYWDDPEIVQDEDRFRPGDSDVEELLVGYDKLNEETGWEPEVSWREGIRRTIDWYANNPESWYGRVDWR, encoded by the coding sequence ATGAATTTCGAAGCGCAACTCAAGGAACTACCAGTGTTCATCACTGGGGCTGATGGATTCGTGGGGTCTCATCTTGTGGATAGACTGGTAGAATTCGGTGCCAATGTCCATGTTTTCGTCCGCGCAACCTCCAGCGGCGAGCTAAACAACATCAGACACCAATCCGAAGAGGTAACGGTCCACCGAGGAGATCTCCGAGACAAGCACTCCGTCAGGAAAGCACTCGAGCCGTTCGAAGATCACAGCGACACTCTCATCTTCCATCTCGCCGCCCAGGCACACGTCGGCGAATCGTGGGAACGACCCTACGAAACCGTCGACACGAACGTCAATGGAACGCTCAACCTCCTCCAGTCGATCGTCGACCTCGATCTCGACATAGCCAAGTTCGACACGGCAGGCACGAGTGAAGAATACGGGAACGTAAAGGAGGAGATGCAGCACAACCACGAGTTCGACGAGGATGGCCGCGTACTCCTCAGCGAGCGCTCACCAGTCAACCCAACGAGCGTCTACGCGACCTCGAAACTCGCGGCCGACTTCCTCACGATGAACTACCACGACGCGTACGGGCTCCCAACTGTCACGACCCGCATGTTCAACAACTACGGGCCTCGGCAGAACCCCCGTTACATCACGGGGACGATCATCACGCAAGCCCTGGAGCGGGACATCGTCGAACTCGGCAACCTCACACCGAAACGCGACATGTGCTACGTCGCCGATGGCGTCAGAGGTCACTTACACGTCGCACTCGAAGGAACTCCTGGTGAACAGTACGTCTATGGCTACGGCGAGAACATCTCGATGCAAGAGTGGGCAGACACGATCCTCGAGGTCGGCTCGGAACAGGGTTACTGGGACGACCCCGAGATCGTCCAGGACGAGGATCGCTTCCGGCCGGGTGATAGCGACGTCGAAGAACTGCTGGTCGGTTACGACAAACTCAACGAGGAGACTGGCTGGGAACCAGAAGTGTCCTGGCGTGAGGGGATCCGCCGGACGATCGACTGGTACGCGAACAATCCCGAGAGCTGGTACGGGCGGGTGGACTGGCGATGA
- a CDS encoding GDP-L-fucose synthase family protein → MTDPTHDFWDGRTVMVTGGSGFLGSHLIEDLEDRSDDVQIFVPRSDDYDLREKADIERAFEDSGADTVIHLAATVGGIGANKENPGRYFYDNAIMGIELLEQARQFEVDKFTILGTICSYPKHTEVPFKEEDLYDGYPEETNAPYGIAKKALLTQSRAYRKQYDFDSIYLMPVNLYGPRDDFDLETSHVIPAIIRKSIEARENDEDAITAWGTGEPTREFLYVEDAAEGILDATERYDSSDPVNLGSGHEISIRDLVELIVELTDFDGDVEWDTSKPDGQPRRKLDTSRARERFGWEASTDFEEGLEKTIEWYEANRGR, encoded by the coding sequence ATGACTGACCCGACCCACGATTTCTGGGACGGACGGACTGTGATGGTCACGGGCGGCTCCGGATTCCTCGGCAGTCATCTCATCGAGGACCTCGAAGACCGCTCCGACGACGTGCAAATTTTCGTTCCGCGAAGCGACGACTACGACCTCCGGGAGAAGGCCGACATCGAACGGGCCTTCGAAGACTCCGGCGCGGACACGGTCATCCACCTCGCGGCCACTGTCGGTGGGATCGGCGCGAACAAGGAGAATCCCGGGCGATACTTCTACGACAACGCGATCATGGGGATCGAACTCCTCGAGCAGGCCCGCCAGTTCGAGGTGGACAAATTCACGATCCTCGGGACGATCTGCTCGTATCCCAAACACACCGAGGTCCCGTTCAAGGAGGAGGATCTCTACGATGGGTATCCCGAGGAGACGAACGCCCCCTATGGGATCGCGAAGAAGGCCTTGCTCACGCAGTCTCGGGCCTACCGCAAGCAGTACGATTTCGACAGCATCTATCTGATGCCGGTCAACCTCTATGGGCCGCGGGACGATTTCGATCTGGAGACCTCACACGTGATCCCGGCGATCATCCGGAAGAGTATCGAAGCCCGGGAGAACGACGAGGACGCGATCACGGCCTGGGGGACGGGCGAGCCCACCCGGGAGTTCCTCTACGTCGAGGACGCCGCCGAGGGCATCCTCGATGCCACGGAGCGGTACGACAGCAGCGATCCGGTGAATCTGGGGAGTGGCCACGAGATTAGTATCCGGGATCTCGTCGAGTTGATCGTCGAGCTGACCGATTTCGATGGCGATGTTGAATGGGACACCTCGAAGCCGGACGGGCAGCCCAGGCGGAAACTGGATACTTCACGTGCGCGGGAGCGGTTCGGCTGGGAGGCGTCGACGGATTTCGAGGAGGGCCTCGAGAAAACGATCGAGTGGTACGAAGCCAATCGGGGCCGATAG
- a CDS encoding NUDIX domain-containing protein codes for MDNRDLADRSHLVEREEYIDEETWETIVQSMPIPSVDLVVKCPEGILLGKRANEPAKGEWFIPGGRIQKGEPLREAVHRIAEEELGIEVTIERSLGAYDHFYDASDVPESGGKHYIAHAYVVSATECDVIGDDQHSELRVFETIPSGLHSHVKIYFSEANVI; via the coding sequence ATGGATAATCGCGATTTGGCCGATCGGTCCCATCTCGTAGAGCGTGAGGAGTACATCGACGAGGAGACGTGGGAAACGATCGTGCAGTCCATGCCGATCCCATCGGTTGATCTCGTCGTGAAGTGTCCAGAGGGGATTCTCCTTGGAAAACGGGCGAACGAGCCGGCCAAAGGGGAGTGGTTCATTCCGGGAGGGCGTATCCAGAAGGGAGAGCCGCTTCGGGAGGCGGTTCATCGGATCGCTGAGGAAGAGCTGGGGATCGAGGTGACGATTGAACGGTCATTGGGAGCGTACGATCATTTCTACGATGCCTCCGATGTCCCGGAGAGTGGTGGGAAACACTACATTGCGCATGCGTACGTCGTTTCTGCGACGGAGTGTGATGTGATTGGCGACGATCAGCACAGTGAACTTCGTGTGTTTGAAACAATTCCCAGCGGATTGCACTCACACGTTAAAATATATTTCAGTGAAGCTAATGTCATATGA
- the galU gene encoding UTP--glucose-1-phosphate uridylyltransferase GalU encodes MEVTKAVIPAAGFGTRFLPVTKAQPKEMMPVLDKPTIQYVVEEAVSAGIDDILIITGRGKQAIERHFDKSYELEHELRRSGKDERLNRVQHISEIADIHYIRQKDRNGLGDAVLYAQDHIGDNPFALLLGDTIIRSEVPCTERLIRYAEEYKAPTISLERVPQQNVSSYGIADVNAAQATTSEQDSFQVSNFVEKPSQDAAPSNLAITGRYILPSEIFDHLETIEPGVGDEIQLTDAIRKLDTMRGVELQGDRFDIGTIIDWLQANVEMALEYDDGKMNDAVKQLLQEQLNDG; translated from the coding sequence ATGGAAGTAACAAAAGCTGTAATTCCGGCAGCCGGATTTGGAACTCGGTTTCTCCCGGTCACGAAAGCTCAACCAAAGGAGATGATGCCTGTACTTGATAAGCCAACGATCCAATATGTCGTCGAAGAAGCCGTTTCAGCAGGAATCGATGATATTCTCATAATCACGGGACGGGGCAAGCAAGCGATAGAACGTCATTTCGACAAATCCTATGAGCTTGAACACGAATTACGACGATCGGGGAAGGATGAGCGGCTCAATCGTGTCCAGCATATATCGGAGATAGCAGATATTCATTATATTCGCCAAAAGGACCGAAACGGTCTGGGAGACGCCGTCCTTTACGCCCAGGATCATATTGGGGATAATCCCTTCGCGCTGCTATTGGGTGACACCATCATCCGAAGTGAAGTTCCGTGCACGGAGCGTCTCATCCGTTATGCTGAGGAATATAAGGCCCCGACTATTTCACTTGAGCGTGTTCCTCAACAAAACGTGTCTTCTTACGGCATCGCCGATGTAAATGCGGCACAAGCTACGACTAGTGAACAAGATTCGTTCCAGGTTTCTAATTTTGTAGAGAAACCTTCGCAGGATGCTGCACCATCAAACCTCGCGATCACGGGCCGATATATTCTTCCGTCTGAAATCTTCGATCACCTTGAAACGATAGAGCCTGGTGTGGGAGATGAAATACAACTCACTGATGCCATTCGAAAATTAGATACCATGCGTGGTGTTGAACTACAGGGGGACAGATTCGATATTGGAACGATTATTGACTGGCTCCAGGCAAATGTCGAAATGGCGTTAGAATACGATGATGGGAAAATGAACGATGCTGTCAAACAGCTCCTTCAGGAGCAATTGAACGATGGCTAG
- a CDS encoding UDP-glucuronic acid decarboxylase family protein codes for MARILVTGAAGFLGSHLCESLINDGHEVIGMDNLVSGRTENLEPIFHHDRFSFFEHDVTEFIHVSGDLDWVLHLASLASPVFYQNNPIKTLKVGALGTHKTLGLAKAKDASYLFTSTSEVYGDPEVHPQPEDYRGNVDPFGPRSCYDESKRYGESLVRAYRDKHDLDVRVARIFNTYGPRMRLDDGRVVPTFAKQALKEEPLTIHGDGQQTRSFCFVSDLIAGLRALMNSSTQSPVNIGNPDERTIQELAEIILEITDSNSELVYEQRPDQDPDVRKPDLSKARQEIDWKPSITLRDGLEQTIEYFHRRI; via the coding sequence ATGGCTAGGATACTCGTCACCGGTGCTGCCGGATTTCTTGGCTCGCATCTCTGTGAATCGCTGATTAATGATGGCCACGAAGTGATCGGAATGGATAATCTCGTGAGTGGACGTACAGAGAACCTGGAACCGATATTTCATCATGATCGGTTTTCATTCTTCGAACACGATGTAACAGAATTCATTCATGTTTCGGGTGACCTTGATTGGGTCTTGCATCTGGCCAGCTTGGCCTCCCCTGTATTCTATCAAAACAACCCGATCAAAACGCTGAAAGTCGGAGCGCTTGGTACGCACAAGACACTTGGATTAGCCAAAGCAAAAGACGCGTCCTATTTATTCACCTCGACTAGCGAAGTGTACGGTGATCCAGAGGTTCATCCCCAACCGGAAGATTATCGTGGAAATGTTGACCCTTTCGGCCCGAGGTCCTGTTACGATGAATCGAAACGATATGGGGAATCTCTGGTTCGGGCATATCGCGATAAGCATGACCTCGATGTACGTGTAGCCCGTATATTCAATACATATGGCCCTCGGATGCGCCTGGATGACGGACGGGTTGTTCCGACGTTTGCGAAACAGGCTCTCAAGGAAGAGCCATTGACGATTCATGGTGATGGTCAGCAGACTCGTAGCTTCTGTTTCGTTAGTGACTTGATTGCCGGCCTTCGAGCATTGATGAACAGTTCTACACAATCGCCGGTTAATATCGGGAATCCAGATGAACGGACCATCCAGGAACTAGCTGAAATAATCCTTGAGATAACAGATAGCAACAGCGAATTAGTGTACGAACAGCGACCAGATCAGGATCCCGATGTTCGGAAACCCGATCTTTCGAAAGCGCGTCAGGAAATAGATTGGAAACCATCCATCACGTTACGAGACGGACTAGAACAGACGATAGAATACTTTCATAGACGCATATAA
- a CDS encoding alkaline phosphatase family protein encodes MTLIRSVARRLLSPTWLNKAYHTHGFTREYNPKGIDVFSEDWDTLVILDACRYDTFADLYSLPGTLSKRESRGSTTDEWMDGNVKDRNFPDTVYITATPALQNDKGSAEFHSTVHLWRDHWDNDIKTVHPKDLTQAAIDVASEFPNKRIVIHYLQPHYPFIGPTGREEFDYEGYEEPEMEGRTPFWNTVGTNVNDVSPHLVEKAYEENLEIVLDYVEEILKTIRGKTVVTSDHGEMLHDWAFPIPQRINGHPRGLYINDLITVPWLEYTNGERRKITAGQTERNSKISGKEQEVISERLKDLGYKD; translated from the coding sequence ATGACCCTAATTAGAAGTGTTGCTAGACGGTTATTGTCACCGACCTGGTTAAATAAAGCTTATCATACACACGGATTCACACGTGAATACAATCCAAAGGGTATTGATGTCTTTTCCGAGGACTGGGACACACTCGTTATTCTGGATGCATGCCGTTACGATACCTTCGCTGACCTTTATTCACTTCCTGGAACACTCTCCAAGCGAGAATCTCGGGGATCTACGACCGATGAATGGATGGACGGAAACGTAAAGGACCGTAATTTCCCAGACACTGTTTATATCACTGCTACACCAGCCCTACAAAACGACAAAGGATCAGCCGAATTCCACTCAACAGTACACCTGTGGCGGGATCACTGGGATAATGATATCAAAACCGTACATCCAAAAGATCTAACTCAAGCTGCAATAGACGTAGCATCAGAATTTCCTAACAAGAGAATTGTTATTCACTATCTTCAACCACATTATCCATTTATTGGGCCTACTGGGCGAGAGGAATTCGATTACGAGGGATACGAGGAACCTGAAATGGAGGGTCGAACACCGTTTTGGAATACTGTTGGAACGAACGTTAACGATGTTTCACCACATCTAGTTGAAAAGGCATATGAGGAGAATCTTGAAATCGTGTTAGATTATGTGGAAGAAATCCTTAAAACAATCCGGGGGAAGACAGTAGTAACATCTGATCACGGAGAAATGCTTCATGATTGGGCATTCCCAATCCCGCAAAGGATTAATGGCCACCCTCGTGGCCTATATATCAATGACCTAATAACGGTCCCTTGGCTTGAATATACAAATGGAGAGAGACGAAAAATCACGGCAGGACAAACAGAACGAAACAGTAAGATTAGTGGAAAGGAGCAAGAGGTAATTAGTGAACGGCTTAAGGATCTAGGTTACAAAGATTGA
- a CDS encoding glycosyltransferase family 4 protein, translated as MRDLDENIYLLITVMSSSMSQSLRVLIATIDYPPPPGGIQTVTKNLESGLKKIGHKSTVLYLDGETNERSIRDLFPHPKRIYGVKSLSRRDYVYMNSLYNKTVEYIEKFNPHVVHAMHINNWSAMIAAADQDIPTVLSTHALELKNESLARTAIGDANLIHTPSEFTSVLIKDIQPNAESYIVPPPIDLDKYQSNPISEEISGQSGPVVSMARFVDRKNIETVIEAWETIDQSVKNGRSLIIVGDGPNRSKIESRVCNSTEIHLTGWISEEQKQQLLSEASGFVLVPRRDGYDVEGFGIVYIEAQASRTPIVGSKRGGVPEAVGNAGILVDDENDPQEVATAIETILTDETVRTKILEAAENRVNKFDLEEISDRHVHAYQQLL; from the coding sequence ATGCGAGATCTTGATGAAAACATTTACTTACTCATCACAGTTATGAGTTCGTCTATGAGTCAATCACTTCGGGTATTAATAGCCACAATTGATTATCCCCCACCACCCGGCGGCATCCAAACAGTAACAAAAAATCTGGAATCCGGTTTGAAAAAAATAGGTCATAAATCAACTGTTCTCTACTTAGACGGAGAAACAAACGAACGATCAATTCGTGACCTATTTCCTCATCCGAAGCGAATCTATGGAGTGAAGAGTCTGTCACGAAGAGATTATGTGTATATGAACTCATTGTATAATAAAACTGTTGAATATATTGAAAAATTTAATCCTCACGTAGTTCACGCCATGCACATAAATAATTGGTCAGCAATGATTGCTGCCGCTGACCAAGATATTCCGACTGTTCTTTCAACACATGCCCTTGAATTGAAAAATGAAAGTTTGGCCCGAACCGCTATTGGCGATGCAAATCTCATTCACACCCCCTCTGAGTTCACGTCCGTACTAATCAAAGACATCCAACCTAATGCAGAATCATATATTGTCCCTCCACCCATTGATTTGGACAAATACCAAAGTAATCCAATAAGTGAAGAAATTAGTGGTCAATCAGGACCGGTTGTGAGCATGGCCCGATTTGTTGATCGGAAGAATATTGAAACTGTGATTGAAGCCTGGGAAACTATTGACCAGTCTGTCAAAAATGGCAGGAGTCTAATAATCGTTGGAGATGGGCCCAATAGATCGAAAATTGAATCGCGGGTGTGCAATTCAACGGAAATTCATCTCACAGGATGGATTAGTGAAGAGCAAAAGCAACAACTATTATCTGAGGCAAGTGGTTTTGTCTTGGTTCCTAGAAGAGATGGATATGACGTTGAGGGATTCGGAATTGTCTATATTGAAGCACAGGCATCTCGCACCCCTATTGTTGGTTCAAAACGTGGAGGGGTTCCAGAGGCAGTCGGAAACGCTGGCATCCTAGTTGACGACGAAAACGACCCACAAGAAGTTGCCACTGCTATCGAGACAATTCTTACAGATGAGACAGTTCGGACAAAAATACTAGAAGCAGCAGAGAATCGGGTCAATAAGTTTGATCTGGAAGAAATTTCAGACAGACATGTTCACGCATATCAGCAGTTATTATGA
- a CDS encoding SAM-dependent methyltransferase, whose translation MINQIKGVISASRFQSVFKLGSSVVGTLFHAIRPHTHKIKNTYNDVTIERYYLIDKLHPYKDLSDRPQYEGTIVEETKRYVSTGDTVVILGGGIGVTTVHAAKMTGVRGEVYVYEGAEEMAELHSRTLELNPVEANIKLTQAIVGKAGKLWGDPGEYQQIKPDELPEADVYIIDIEGAEADVVPSLNHDGIMIIETHGKLGSPTEEMCERLNDKGYCAEVVGVAEPSMQKAHEEGDVKVVVAERNQEAK comes from the coding sequence ATGATAAATCAAATTAAGGGTGTGATTAGTGCTTCAAGATTCCAATCGGTATTTAAGCTCGGTAGTTCTGTCGTAGGAACTCTCTTTCACGCTATTCGTCCACACACACACAAAATAAAAAATACATATAATGACGTGACAATAGAAAGATATTATTTGATAGATAAACTACACCCGTACAAAGATCTTAGTGACAGGCCCCAATATGAAGGTACAATAGTTGAAGAAACTAAGCGATACGTTTCAACTGGTGATACTGTCGTCATCTTGGGTGGTGGCATTGGTGTGACGACTGTCCATGCAGCTAAAATGACTGGAGTGAGGGGTGAAGTGTATGTTTATGAAGGGGCCGAGGAAATGGCTGAGCTACACTCTAGAACACTTGAATTGAACCCTGTTGAGGCAAATATAAAATTAACTCAAGCAATAGTCGGTAAAGCTGGCAAGTTGTGGGGAGATCCGGGGGAATACCAACAAATCAAACCCGATGAGTTACCTGAAGCAGATGTCTATATTATTGATATAGAAGGAGCTGAGGCGGACGTAGTTCCATCATTAAATCATGATGGAATTATGATAATAGAAACACACGGCAAACTAGGTTCGCCAACTGAAGAGATGTGTGAGCGGTTGAATGATAAAGGATATTGCGCCGAGGTTGTAGGTGTAGCTGAACCAAGTATGCAGAAGGCGCATGAAGAAGGAGATGTTAAAGTAGTTGTGGCAGAGAGAAATCAGGAAGCTAAGTAA
- a CDS encoding glycosyltransferase family protein: protein MTTKTPVALFIYKRPKHTEKVLKQIRKANPQLLLVIADGPRNESEHRKCKETRRLVEEVEYDFEVRTNFASKNLGLRKRFESGLEWIFEQTEEAIILEDDTFPHPSFFTFCENLLEYYRDDRRVWDISGSNHLGKWQRNGYDYHFSHYGGIWGWATWRDSWKEYNSEMDLWKSDIVKDRIRDVIANDKHYQYTNRVYDETRAGVIETWDYQWGFSRHRNNGLSVVPSKNLVRNIGFDETATHTTDSTPEFAEDDIFELSLPLSHPPFVAPDRGYDQRFHNLRNTRSVPRRIFDAINDKISR, encoded by the coding sequence ATGACGACCAAAACTCCTGTAGCACTATTTATATATAAACGCCCAAAACATACCGAAAAGGTTCTAAAACAAATACGAAAAGCAAATCCTCAGTTATTGCTTGTTATTGCAGACGGTCCGAGGAACGAATCAGAACATAGAAAGTGTAAAGAAACAAGAAGACTCGTTGAAGAGGTTGAATATGATTTTGAAGTAAGGACTAACTTTGCTTCGAAAAACCTTGGTCTTCGAAAAAGATTTGAAAGTGGGCTGGAGTGGATCTTTGAACAAACCGAAGAGGCAATCATTCTGGAAGATGACACCTTTCCACACCCATCCTTCTTTACATTTTGTGAAAATCTATTAGAATATTATAGAGATGATCGTCGTGTTTGGGACATATCAGGATCAAATCATTTAGGAAAATGGCAGCGTAATGGGTATGACTATCATTTTTCCCATTATGGGGGTATTTGGGGATGGGCCACATGGCGGGATTCATGGAAAGAATATAATTCTGAGATGGATCTTTGGAAATCAGATATTGTAAAAGATCGCATCCGCGATGTGATTGCTAATGATAAACATTATCAATATACAAATCGGGTTTATGATGAGACAAGAGCTGGTGTGATTGAAACATGGGATTACCAGTGGGGGTTTTCTCGCCATCGGAACAATGGTCTTTCAGTTGTTCCATCAAAGAATCTCGTAAGGAATATTGGATTTGACGAAACAGCTACGCATACTACTGATTCTACACCTGAGTTTGCAGAAGACGATATATTTGAATTATCGCTCCCGTTATCTCATCCCCCATTTGTTGCTCCAGATAGAGGATATGATCAGAGATTTCACAATCTCCGAAACACACGATCAGTACCGAGACGAATATTTGACGCTATTAACGATAAGATTAGCCGCTAA